From Roseburia hominis, the proteins below share one genomic window:
- the smpB gene encoding SsrA-binding protein SmpB gives MAKTQGKLIANNKKAYHDFFILDTYEAGISLAGTEVKSLRMGKCSIKESFIRIENGEVYIYGMHISPYEKGNIFNKDPLRVRKLLLHKAEINKLLGKTKEKGMAVVPLKVYFSGSLVKVEIGLAKGKKLYDKRDDIAKKDQKREAEREFKVRNFG, from the coding sequence ATGGCAAAGACGCAGGGCAAATTAATTGCGAACAACAAAAAAGCATACCATGATTTCTTTATACTAGACACATACGAAGCAGGCATTTCGCTGGCAGGCACAGAGGTAAAGTCTTTGCGTATGGGAAAATGCAGTATTAAAGAGTCTTTTATTCGTATCGAAAATGGAGAAGTGTATATCTATGGTATGCACATCAGCCCATATGAAAAGGGGAATATTTTTAATAAAGATCCGCTCAGGGTGCGTAAGCTCCTGCTTCATAAAGCTGAGATCAACAAACTTCTCGGTAAGACCAAGGAAAAAGGAATGGCGGTCGTGCCGCTTAAGGTGTATTTCAGCGGAAGCCTGGTCAAGGTAGAGATTGGGCTTGCAAAAGGGAAGAAGCTCTATGACAAACGTGATGACATCGCGAAGAAAGATCAGAAACGCGAGGCTGAGCGTGAGTTTAAGGTGCGGAATTTTGGATAA